One window of Nymphaea colorata isolate Beijing-Zhang1983 chromosome 1, ASM883128v2, whole genome shotgun sequence genomic DNA carries:
- the LOC116247302 gene encoding short integuments 2, mitochondrial: MVWWKKGKKVVGESVLLGMKVGNGGLGGGGGGAPINWFPGHMAAATRAILKRLKLADLVIEVRDARIPLSSVNEDLQHVISRKRRVIALNKKDLANANIMQKWMQQFSMSQQDCVSINAHEKSSVRKLLGLVEFKLKEVISREPTLLVMVVGVPNVGKSSLINNIHQIASGRFPVQEKLKRATVGPLPGVTQDIAGYKIAHQPSIYVLDTPGVLVPSISSIETGLKLALVGSVKDSVVGEERLAEYLLATLNTREVPLHWKEKASLQSFGDNQGTGKKTTSKAGEDLVSNVQRALYTTYSEFEGDLTCEDDLECLIEDQLISLQKAMRIPQKAGDEARCMVSKKLLALFRLGKLGNFTLDVVPDIAKQIS, translated from the exons aTGGTGTGGTGGAAAAAGGGCAAGAAGGTAGTCGGTGAGTCGGTCCTGCTGGGGATGAAGGTGGGTAATGGTGGTCTTGGggggggtggtggtggtgcgCCCATCAATTGGTTCCCCGGCCACATGGCCGCTGCTACCCGTGCCATCCTCAAGCGCCTCAAGCTCGCCGACCTCGTCATTGAAGTCAGAGATGCTCGT ATTCCTTTGTCGTCTGTGAATGAGGATCTTCAACATGTCATTTCACGCAAAAGACGTGTTATCGCTCTTAACAAGAAAGACTTAGCAAATGCAAATATAATGCAG AAATGGATGCAGCAATTTAGCATGTCCCAGCAGGACTGTGTTTCTATAAATGCACATGAAAAAAGTTCAGTCAGAAAG CTGCTTGGCTTGGTGGAGTTTAAATTAAAGGAAGTTATCTCAAGGGAACCTACACTTCTGGTCATGGTAGTTGGGGTTCCTAATGTTGGAAAGTCCTCTCTTATTAACAACATACACCAAATAGCATCAGGCCGATTTCCAG TGCAGGAAAAGTTGAAACGAGCCACTGTGGGACCTCTGCCGGGGGTTACTCAAGATATTGCAGGATACAAG ATCGCACACCAACCTAGTATCTATGTTCTTGACACACCAGGTGTATTGGTTCCAAGCATTTCAAGCATTGAAACTGGCCTGAAGCTAGCTCTAGTAG GATCTGTTAAGGATTCTGTAGTAGGTGAAGAACGTCTTGCAGAATACTTGCTAGCAACTTTGAATACAAGAGAAGTACCACTCCATTGGAAAGAAAAGGCCAGCTTACAAAGTTTTGGTGATAATCAAGGTACTGGAAAAAAGACGACATCCAAGGCGGGTGAG GACCTGGTGAGCAACGTGCAGAGAGCATTGTATACAACATATAGTGAATTTGAAGGTGATTTGACATGCGAGGATGACTTAGAATGCTTGATTGAGGATCAGTTAATTTCCCTGCAAAAAGCAATGAGAATTCCTCAGAAGGCAGGAGATGAGGCTCGTTGCATGGTCTCCAAGAAGTTATTGGCCTTATTTAGGCTTGGAAAACTGGGGAACTTCACCCTCGACGTTGTTCCAGATATTGCTAAACAGATCTCTTAA
- the LOC116248555 gene encoding U11/U12 small nuclear ribonucleoprotein 65 kDa protein isoform X1, which produces MERRKVTLIVRHLPEAIPQETLFRLFSHYGACGLRPCAGGKLRNSAFVDFNDEVSALQAQQQLNRLRFLGKVLSVERVNTLTSNEKEMAEKQHRKDAFSPTSTSKELTVPGIVSVPGSTPNAVKIGEPIAPRLGVDYPFPPHLEYAYPPPDGNILTNIVNALIAVPRFYTQVLHLMNKMNLPAPFRAALPTPPFPPSEPAPPPPPPPPPAVAGKPPLADLSSDESELESSDESDIDQKKSGAVFPGKRRNRKKAKHEAIIGPAVDKDVSHEAAGVKPVTLVPKELPTIKKKNPVLQIKIAPKPVKSEKGEANDGSGTLDHDKEEVEVKHFASLQEIETGKLPPEEILSLPMFKNYTPGDPSPVLYIKNLAKDVVADDFYYIFGSFFGSVEAVKSGISIKLMQEGRMRGQAFVTFPSIDLAQQALKAVHGFLFKGKPIIIQFGRNTSQTKAQ; this is translated from the exons ATGGAGAGACGAAAGGTGACACTTATAGTGCGCCATCTCCCAGAAGCTATACCCCAGGAGACACTCTTCCGCCTCTTCTCTCACTATGGTGCTTGCGGGCTGCGGCCTTGTGCTGGTGGGAA GTTGAGGAACAGTGCGTTTGTAGATTTCAATGATGAAGTTTCAGCTTTACAGGCACAACAACAACTAAACAG ATTGAGGTTTCTTGGAAAAGTTTTATCTGTGGAACGAGTGAACACACTGACTTCGAATGAGAAGGAAATGGCTGAAAAACAGCACAGAAAAGATGCATTTTCACCTACATCTACATCAAAGGAGCTTACTGTGCCTGGGATTGTTTCTGTTCCTGGGTCCACCCCAAATGCTGTGAAAATCGGTGAACCAATTGCTCCTAGACTTGGTGTAGACTATCCATTTCCTCCACACCTCGA GTATGCTTACCCGCCTCCAGATGGAAATATACTAACCAATATTGTTAATGCTCTTATAGCTGTCCCACGATTCTATACACAG GTTCTGCATTTGATGAACAAAATGAATCTTCCAGCACCATTTCGTGCAGCTTTACCCACACCACCTTTTCCACCCTCGGAACCtgctcctccaccaccacccccacccccacctGCTGTGGCAGGAAAACCTCCTTTAGCTGATCTATCCAGTGATGAGTCAGAGCTGGAGTCTTCAGATGAG AGTGACATTGATCAGAAAAAATCCGGTGCTGTATTTCCTGGGAAGCGTCGGAATAGGAAAAAAGCTAAACATGAGGCTATCATTGGTCCTGCTGTTGATAAGGATGTATCACATGAGGCTGCTGGTGTGAAGCCTGTCACCTTAGTTCCAAAAGAGCTTCCaaccattaaaaagaaaaatcctgtTCTGCAG ATAAAGATTGCTCCCAAGCCtgtaaaaagtgaaaaaggagaAGCTAATGATGGTTCAGGAACTTTAGATCACGACAAAGAGGAAGTTGAAGTTAAACATTTTGCAAGTCTTCAAGAAATTGAAACTGGAAAATTACCTCCCGAGGAAATATTATCACTTCCAATGTTCAAG AATTATACTCCTGGTGATCCTTCTCCTGTATTATACATAAAGAACTTGGCAAAGGATGTAGTTGCTGATGATTTCTACTACATTTTCG GATCATTTTTTGGTAGTGTTGAAGCCGTCAAATCTGGAATCAGCATCAAGCTGATGCAG GAGGGGAGAATGAGGGGTCAGGCTTTTGTGACATTTCCTTCAATAGACCTTGCACAGCAAGCGTTG AAAGCAGTGCATGGATTTCTTTTCAAAGGTAAGCCTATCATAATTCAGTTTGGCCGTAATACATCACAAACCAAAGCACAGTAA
- the LOC116248555 gene encoding U11/U12 small nuclear ribonucleoprotein 65 kDa protein isoform X2 has translation MERRKVTLIVRHLPEAIPQETLFRLFSHYGACGLRPCAGGKLRNSAFVDFNDEVSALQAQQQLNRLRFLGKVLSVERVNTLTSNEKEMAEKQHRKDAFSPTSTSKELTVPGIVSVPGSTPNAVKIGEPIAPRLGVDYPFPPHLEYAYPPPDGNILTNIVNALIAVPRFYTQVLHLMNKMNLPAPFRAALPTPPFPPSEPAPPPPPPPPPAVAGKPPLADLSSDESELESSDESDIDQKKSGAVFPGKRRNRKKAKHEAIIGPAVDKDVSHEAAGVKPVTLVPKELPTIKKKNPVLQIKIAPKPVKSEKGEANDGSGTLDHDKEEVEVKHFASLQEIETGKLPPEEILSLPMFKNYTPGDPSPVLYIKNLAKDVVADDFYYIFGSFFGSVEAVKSGISIKLMQEGRMRGQAFVTFPSIDLAQQALVSAHMGMFGSGSSSSI, from the exons ATGGAGAGACGAAAGGTGACACTTATAGTGCGCCATCTCCCAGAAGCTATACCCCAGGAGACACTCTTCCGCCTCTTCTCTCACTATGGTGCTTGCGGGCTGCGGCCTTGTGCTGGTGGGAA GTTGAGGAACAGTGCGTTTGTAGATTTCAATGATGAAGTTTCAGCTTTACAGGCACAACAACAACTAAACAG ATTGAGGTTTCTTGGAAAAGTTTTATCTGTGGAACGAGTGAACACACTGACTTCGAATGAGAAGGAAATGGCTGAAAAACAGCACAGAAAAGATGCATTTTCACCTACATCTACATCAAAGGAGCTTACTGTGCCTGGGATTGTTTCTGTTCCTGGGTCCACCCCAAATGCTGTGAAAATCGGTGAACCAATTGCTCCTAGACTTGGTGTAGACTATCCATTTCCTCCACACCTCGA GTATGCTTACCCGCCTCCAGATGGAAATATACTAACCAATATTGTTAATGCTCTTATAGCTGTCCCACGATTCTATACACAG GTTCTGCATTTGATGAACAAAATGAATCTTCCAGCACCATTTCGTGCAGCTTTACCCACACCACCTTTTCCACCCTCGGAACCtgctcctccaccaccacccccacccccacctGCTGTGGCAGGAAAACCTCCTTTAGCTGATCTATCCAGTGATGAGTCAGAGCTGGAGTCTTCAGATGAG AGTGACATTGATCAGAAAAAATCCGGTGCTGTATTTCCTGGGAAGCGTCGGAATAGGAAAAAAGCTAAACATGAGGCTATCATTGGTCCTGCTGTTGATAAGGATGTATCACATGAGGCTGCTGGTGTGAAGCCTGTCACCTTAGTTCCAAAAGAGCTTCCaaccattaaaaagaaaaatcctgtTCTGCAG ATAAAGATTGCTCCCAAGCCtgtaaaaagtgaaaaaggagaAGCTAATGATGGTTCAGGAACTTTAGATCACGACAAAGAGGAAGTTGAAGTTAAACATTTTGCAAGTCTTCAAGAAATTGAAACTGGAAAATTACCTCCCGAGGAAATATTATCACTTCCAATGTTCAAG AATTATACTCCTGGTGATCCTTCTCCTGTATTATACATAAAGAACTTGGCAAAGGATGTAGTTGCTGATGATTTCTACTACATTTTCG GATCATTTTTTGGTAGTGTTGAAGCCGTCAAATCTGGAATCAGCATCAAGCTGATGCAG GAGGGGAGAATGAGGGGTCAGGCTTTTGTGACATTTCCTTCAATAGACCTTGCACAGCAAGCGTTGGTGAGTGCTCATATGGGCATGTTTGGTTCCGGTTCCAGTTCCAGTATATGA